CGAAAGCCGCAAGCTGATCGATGACGCCCTCGCCGCGCATGGTCTGGTCGCATTGGTCGACCTGACCCTCGGCAGGCTTGCCGGGTATGGGGCGCAGGCTGGTTACCCGGGGCTCACGGTACCGGCAGGTCGCGGACCTTCCGGGCGGCCCATGGGCTTGTACTTCACGGCTTCGAAATGGACCGACCAGACATTGTTGTCGTTGGGCTACGCGTTCGAGCAGGTCGCCGACTGAGGTTTCCTGTCCGCATAGACAAATTGGCGCGGCTTCACGCCGTGCCTTTTCCGGTGGGGTCTGCGAAAATGCCCCCACCTTTCTGCCGGATATCGCTATGACCGCCCTGAAGAACGACCGCTTCCTTCGTGCACTGCTCAAGCAACCCGTAGACGTCACCCCGGTGTGGATGATGCGCCAGGCCGGCCGCTACCTGCCGGAGTACCGCGCCAGCCGGGCCAAGGCCGGCGACTTCATGAGCCTGTGCATGAACCCGCAGTTCGCCTGCGAGGTCACCCTGCAGCCGCTGGACCGCTACCCGCTGGACGCGGCGATCCTCTTCTCGGACATCCTCACCATCCCCGACGCCATGGGCCAGGGCCTGTACTTCGAAACCGGCGAAGGGCCGCGCTTCAAGAAGGTCATCAGCACCCTGGCCGACATCGAGGCGCTGCCGATCCCCGATCCGCAGAAAGACCTGGGCTACGTGATGGACGCGGTCAGCACCATTCGTCGCGAACTCAATGGCCGCGTGCCGTTGATCGGTTTCTCCGGCAGCCCCTGGACCCTGGCCACCTACATGGTCGAGGGCGGCTCGTCCAAGGACTTCCGCAAGACCAAGGCCATGGCCTATGACAACCCCCAGGCCCTGCACCTGTTGCTGGACAAGCTGGCCCAGTCGGTCACCAGCTACCTCAATGGCCAGATCCTGGCCGGTGCCCAGGCGGTGCAGATCTTCGACACCTGGGGCGGTAACCTGTCGGCGGCGGCCTACCAGGAGTTCTCGCTAAACTACATGCGCAAGATCGTCAGCGGCCTGATCCGCGAGCACGAAGGGCGCAAGGTGCCGGTGATCCTGTTCACCAAGAACGGCGGCCTGTGGCTGGAAAGCATCGCCGAGGCTGGCGCCGATGCGCTGGGCCTGGACTGGACCTGCGAAATCGGCGATGCCCGCCGTCGCGTGGGTGACAAGGTGGCTTTGCAAGGCAACATGGACCCGACCGTGCTGTACGCCAAGCCCGAGGCCATTCGCCAGGAAGTCGCGCGGATCCTCGCCAGCTATGGCAAGGGCACTGGCCATGTGTTCAACCTGGGCCACGGCATCACCCCCGAGGTCGATCCGGAGCACGCTGGCGTGTTCATCAACGCCGTGCACGAGTTGTCGGCGCAGTACCACCAGTAATTGGTGTGCAACGCGAGAAGCCCGGCCAAGTGCCGGGCTTTTTGTTGTATTAAGTTTCAATTCAGCGATCGTCGGTAATCTGGGACCATCAAAACGCAAACAGGACCCGATCACCATGAAAGCCCGTTACCTGCCCCTGATCCTCGCCCCGCTGTTCAGCACCGCTGCCCTGGCTGCCGGCTACACCGGCCCTGGCGCCCAAGCCGTGACCACCGTTGCCGCCGCCAAGGAAGCTGCCGATGACACCCCCGTGGTGCTGCAGGGTTACGTGACCAAGAAGATCAACAACGACGACAAGTACGAGTTCAAGGACAACACCGGCAGCATCACCGTTGAAATCGACGACGAAGACCTGCCGCCGACGCCGTTCAATGAAAAGACCAAGGTCAAGCTGACCGGCGAGGTGGAAAAGCACCTGATGAGCCGTGAGGTGGATGTGGATATCGTCGAGATCATCAACTGATCCGAGATTTTGCGGCTGCTGCGCAGCCCATCGCGACACAAGGCCGCTCCTACAGGGAAACGCGTACCCCTGTAGGAGCGGCCTTGTGTCGCGAAAGGGCCGCAAAGCGGCCCCAGCGATCAGAAAGTCTTTGGCGGTAATTTGCTCAAGTGCAGCGCCACCAGCAACGCCACCGCCAGCAGGCTGGCGATGAACAGGCCGATGCCGTTCCAGCCCCACTGGTGCCAGAACACCCCGCCCGCCGTTCCGGCGACACTCGACCCCGCGTAATAGCTGAACAGGTACAGCGACGACGCCTGCCCCTTGGCCTTCAGTGCCCGCCGCCCGATCCAGCTGCTGGCCACCGAGTGCGCGCCGAAGAAGCCGAAGGTGAACACCAGCATGCCGACGATGATCAGCGCCAGCGGGCTGGCCAGGGTCATCAGCAAACCGCTGGCCATCACCACGATACTGGCCCAGAACACCTTGCGCCGTCCCAGTTTGTCGGCCAGCGCGCCGACCTGTGCCGAGCTGTAGATCCCCGACAGGTACACCACCGACAACAGGCCGACCAAGGCCTGGTTCATGTGGTAAGGCCCGGCCAGCAGTCGGTAGCCGATGTAGTTGAACAGGGTGACGAAGGCGCCCATCAGCAGGAACGCCTCAAGAAACAGCCAAGGCAGCCCGGCGTCCTTGAAGTGCATGACGAAACCGTCCAGCAGGCTGCGCGGTTGCAACGGCTGTGGGCGGAAGTTGCGCGACTCGGGCAGGACTTTCCAGAACACCACGGCTGCCACCAGGGCCAGGCCGCCCATCACCAGCATTGCCGCATGCCAGCTGACGAAGTCGATCAGCACGCCGCTGATCAGTCGCCCGCTCATGCCGCCGATGGCATTGCCGCCGATATACAGGCCCATGGCCAGGCCGATGTGCTGCGGGTGGATCTCTTCGCTCAGGTAGGTCATGGCCACCGCCGCCAGGCCGCTCAGCGACAGGCCCACCAGGGCGCGGGTGGCCAGCACCAGCTCCCAGCTTTGCATCACCGCGCTGGCCAGGGTCGACAATGCCGCGCACAGCAGGGCGAAGACCATCACCGGCTTGCGCCCGATGCGGTCGGAAATCGGGCCGGTGATCAACAAGCCGATGGCCAGCATGGCGGTGGACACCGACAGCACCAGGCTGCTCTGCGCGGCGTTGATGGCGAATTCCCGGGACAGCAGCGGCATCATCGGTTGCACGCAGTACAGCAGGGCGAAGGTGGCGAAGCCGCCGCTGAACAGCGCCAGCACGGTCTTGATGAAGCCAGGAGTGCCTTTTTCGATCCAGATATCGTTGACCACGGGGCTGGGTTCAGGGGGCAGGGGGGCGACGGCGGATCTCACGGACGGATACCTCGGGCGCTGGGGCCAGGTGTTGCGGTGAAAAAAGCATATAGCTGGCTAATGATTAGATCCAATATATTGTTCGACCTGTTTGAGACGTTTTACGACTTGTTTGGAGTGGGCCATGGAACTGCGTCACCTGCGTTACTTCGTCGCGGTGGCCGAAGAGCTGCATTTCGGTCGCGCCGCCCAGCAACTGGGGATCTCCCAGCCGCCGCTGAGCCAGCAGATTCAGGCGTTGGAGCAGGAGCTTGGGGCGCGCCTGTTCGAGCGCACCAACCGTCGTGTAGCGCTCAGCGAAGCCGGCCGGCTATTCCTGGAAGAAGCCCGGCAGGTGCTGGCGCAAGTGGAAAAGGCCGCCGATGTGGCCCGCCGGGCGCAGCTGGGCGAACTGGGCGAGATGAAGGTCGGCTTCACCTCCTCGGCACCCTTCACCTCACGTATTCCCCAGGCCATCCATGCCTTTCGCCAGCGCTTCCCGGCGGTGCACCTGAACCTCAAGGAAATGAGCAGCCGCGAGGTGGTGGAGGCCGTATTCGACGAGTCCATCGAGGTCGGCCTGATGCGCCCGATGCCCTTGCCGGACGGTATCGTCTGTACCGAGTTGTTCCGCGAGCCCCTGGTGGCGGTGCTCAATGCCTCGCACCCGCTGGCGGCCGGCAGCGCCCAGGGGCTGTACATGCAGGCCCTGGCCCAGGAGCCGTTCGTGTTCTTTCCGCGCAGCTATGGCAGCGGCTTGCACGCCCAGTTGCTGAGCCTGGCGCGCAAGGCCGGCTTCACCCCGCATTTCGCCCAGGAGGCGGGCGAGGCGATGACCATCATCGGCCTGGTCTCGGCGGGGCTGGGGGTGTCGGTGCTGCCGGCGTCGTTCCAGCGCATGCGTATCGAGGGCGTGGTGTACCGCACCCTGTTGGACGACGAGGCGATGACCGCCGTCTGGCTGGTGCGTCGCGCGGCGTCGGGCTCGGCCATGGCCAATGCCTTCGGCGCCCTGCTGGCTGGGCTGGAGCAGCCCGAAGGTGCTGGCTAAACCGCCGCGCTGGCCACATACTCGGGCATTCGTTGATACACGGAGGTCTCTCATGCGGCGCGTGGTGTTCAATCAGAAAGGTGGCGTGGGCAAGTCGAGCATCGCTTGCAACCTGGCGGCGGTCAGCGCCAACGAGGGCTACCGGACCCTGCTGATCGACCTGGATGCCCAGGCCAACTCGACCCAGTACCTGACCGGCCTGACCGGCGACGACATCCCCATGGGCATCGCCGACTTCTTCAAGCAGTCGCTGTCCAGCGGGCCCTTTGCCAAGAAGAACAAGGTCGATATCTACGAAACCCCCTTCGACAACCTGCACGTGGTCACTGCCACTCCCGAGCTGGCCGACCTGCAGCCCAAGCTCGAGGCCAAGCACAAGATCAACAAGCTGCGTAAGCTCCTCGACGAATTGGACGAGGACTACGAGCGGATCTACATCGACACCCCGCCGGCCCTTAATTTCTATGCGGTTTCCGCGTTGATCGCCGCCGATCGCGTACTGATCCCCTTTGACTGCGACAGTTTTTCGCGTCAGGCCCTGTATGGCCTGCTGGCCGAGATCGACGAACTCAAGGAAGACCACAACGACGAACTGGTGGTCGAGGGCATCGTCGTCAACCAGTTCCAGTCACGTGCCAGCCTGCCCCAGCAAATGCTCGACGAGCTGCTGGCCGAAGGCCTGCCGGTGCTGCCGGTGTACCTGGGCAGTTCGGTGAAGATGCGCGAGTCGCACCATGCCAGCCTGCCGCTGATCCACCTGGAGCCACGGCACAAGCTGACCCAGCAGTTCGTCGAGCTGCATGACTTGCTGGAGCGCAGCGCTTAGATACCCTGGCTGCGTAGCCATTCCAGCAATGACTGGAGTGGAAACGCACCGGCCTGGCGGGTCACTTCACGGCCGTTCCTGAACAGGATCAGGCTGGGGATCGAGCGAATGCCCAGCTGCCCGGCCAGGTTGCGGTTGGCTTCGCTGTCGAGCTTGGCCAGGCGGCAGCGGCCAGCGAGCTGTCGCGCGGCCTGCTCGAACACCGGGGCGAAGCTCTTGCACGGGCCGCACCAGTCGGCCCAGACATCCAGCAGCAATGGCAGGTCGCCCTTGACCTGGGCGGCGTAGTTGCCTTCGCTCAGGTCGAAGGGGCGGGCCAGCAGCACATCCTGCTTGCAGCGGCCGCACTTGGGGCTGTCGCCCAGGCGTTCGGCGGGCAGGCGGTTGAGGCCGTTGCAGTGGGGGCAGGGGATTACCAGGGGTTCGGACATGTTGTTTCCTTGAGATTTTTGCGGCTGCTTTGCAGCCCATCGCGACACAAGGCCGTTCCCGCAAGGATACGCGGACTCCTGTGGGAGCGGCCTTGTGTCGCGATGGGCCGCAAAGCGGCCCCAGGATTCATGACGAGCAACTGATTTCCAGGTGCTTGCCCCATTCCGGTGGTCGCTCGGCATAGGCCTGCATCCCGGGCTGCTCTTCGAAGGGCTTGCTCAGTACCTGGTGCAACCGCCGCACTTCACTGTAGTCACCCGCTTCGGCAGCCTCGATCGCCTTCTGCGCCAGGTAGTTGCGTAGCACGTACAGCGGGTTCACCGCATGCATCCGCGCGCGCCGCCCGTCGGCATTGCCCGGCTCGCGCTGGCAGCGCGCCAGGTAGTCCGCGCCCCAGGCATCGAAGCCGGCCAGGTCGACGAAATCGTTGCGCACCACCTGCAGCGCGTCGGTCACCGGCTGCTCGCCCAGGCGGCGGAAGAACAGGCTGTAGTCCACGCCGCCGCTCTGCATGCGTTGCAACAGGCGTTCGACCAGCGCCATGTCGTCATCCTCGGCAGTGGTCAGGCCCAGCCGTCGGCGCATCACGTCCAGGTAATGGGCCTGGTACAGCGGCAGGAACAGCCCCAGCGTCTCTTTGAGCGGCTCTACCTCGATTACCGTGGTCAGCGCCTGGGCCAGCGCGCTGAGGTTCCAATGGGCGATGGGCACCTGGTTGGCGTAGCTGTAGCGGCCACGGTCGTCGGAGTGGTTGCAGATGAAGTTGGCGTCGAAGTCGTCGAGGAAGGCGTAGGGGCCGAAGTCGAAGGTGATGCCCAGGATCGACATGTTGTCGGTGTTCATCACCCCATGGCAGAAACCATAGGCCTGCCAGCGGGCGATCAGCTCGGCGTTGCGCTCGACGATGCTGCGGAACATGGCCAGGTAGGGTTGCTCGGCTGCCCGGCATTCGGGGTAGTGCTGTTCCAGCACATGGTCGATCAGCACGCGCTGTTGTTCTGGCTGCTGGGTGTAATAGAAATATTCGAAATGGCCGAAGCGTACGTGGCTCTGCGCCAGGCGTAGCAGCATCGCCGCGCTCTCGCGGGTTTCGCGCCATACCGGGGTGCTCGAGCCGATCACGCACAGCGCGCGGCTGCTGGGGATGCCCAGGGCATGCAGGGCCTCGGAGGCGAGGAACTCGCGGATCGACGAGCGCAGCACGGCGCGGCCATCGCCCATGCGCGAGTAAGGGGTCTGGCCGGCGCCCTTGAGGTGCAGGTCCCAGTGCTGGCCGGCGTCGTTGCGCACTTCGCCCAGCAGCAGGCCACGGCCATCGCCCAGGCGCGGGTTGTAGGATCCGAACTGGTGCCCGGAGTAGACCATCGCCCGCGGGTCGGCGTGTTCCCAGAGCTTGTGGCCGCTGAACAGCTCGGCGAACACGGTTTGCTCGGCCTCGGCCGGGTCGAGGTCGAGCAGGGCCATGGCCGAGGCGCTGGCCACCACCAG
The window above is part of the Pseudomonas muyukensis genome. Proteins encoded here:
- the hemE gene encoding uroporphyrinogen decarboxylase, giving the protein MTALKNDRFLRALLKQPVDVTPVWMMRQAGRYLPEYRASRAKAGDFMSLCMNPQFACEVTLQPLDRYPLDAAILFSDILTIPDAMGQGLYFETGEGPRFKKVISTLADIEALPIPDPQKDLGYVMDAVSTIRRELNGRVPLIGFSGSPWTLATYMVEGGSSKDFRKTKAMAYDNPQALHLLLDKLAQSVTSYLNGQILAGAQAVQIFDTWGGNLSAAAYQEFSLNYMRKIVSGLIREHEGRKVPVILFTKNGGLWLESIAEAGADALGLDWTCEIGDARRRVGDKVALQGNMDPTVLYAKPEAIRQEVARILASYGKGTGHVFNLGHGITPEVDPEHAGVFINAVHELSAQYHQ
- a CDS encoding NirD/YgiW/YdeI family stress tolerance protein; this encodes MKARYLPLILAPLFSTAALAAGYTGPGAQAVTTVAAAKEAADDTPVVLQGYVTKKINNDDKYEFKDNTGSITVEIDDEDLPPTPFNEKTKVKLTGEVEKHLMSREVDVDIVEIIN
- a CDS encoding MFS transporter; this encodes MRSAVAPLPPEPSPVVNDIWIEKGTPGFIKTVLALFSGGFATFALLYCVQPMMPLLSREFAINAAQSSLVLSVSTAMLAIGLLITGPISDRIGRKPVMVFALLCAALSTLASAVMQSWELVLATRALVGLSLSGLAAVAMTYLSEEIHPQHIGLAMGLYIGGNAIGGMSGRLISGVLIDFVSWHAAMLVMGGLALVAAVVFWKVLPESRNFRPQPLQPRSLLDGFVMHFKDAGLPWLFLEAFLLMGAFVTLFNYIGYRLLAGPYHMNQALVGLLSVVYLSGIYSSAQVGALADKLGRRKVFWASIVVMASGLLMTLASPLALIIVGMLVFTFGFFGAHSVASSWIGRRALKAKGQASSLYLFSYYAGSSVAGTAGGVFWHQWGWNGIGLFIASLLAVALLVALHLSKLPPKTF
- a CDS encoding LysR family transcriptional regulator; this translates as MELRHLRYFVAVAEELHFGRAAQQLGISQPPLSQQIQALEQELGARLFERTNRRVALSEAGRLFLEEARQVLAQVEKAADVARRAQLGELGEMKVGFTSSAPFTSRIPQAIHAFRQRFPAVHLNLKEMSSREVVEAVFDESIEVGLMRPMPLPDGIVCTELFREPLVAVLNASHPLAAGSAQGLYMQALAQEPFVFFPRSYGSGLHAQLLSLARKAGFTPHFAQEAGEAMTIIGLVSAGLGVSVLPASFQRMRIEGVVYRTLLDDEAMTAVWLVRRAASGSAMANAFGALLAGLEQPEGAG
- a CDS encoding ParA family protein: MRRVVFNQKGGVGKSSIACNLAAVSANEGYRTLLIDLDAQANSTQYLTGLTGDDIPMGIADFFKQSLSSGPFAKKNKVDIYETPFDNLHVVTATPELADLQPKLEAKHKINKLRKLLDELDEDYERIYIDTPPALNFYAVSALIAADRVLIPFDCDSFSRQALYGLLAEIDELKEDHNDELVVEGIVVNQFQSRASLPQQMLDELLAEGLPVLPVYLGSSVKMRESHHASLPLIHLEPRHKLTQQFVELHDLLERSA
- the trxC gene encoding thioredoxin TrxC yields the protein MSEPLVIPCPHCNGLNRLPAERLGDSPKCGRCKQDVLLARPFDLSEGNYAAQVKGDLPLLLDVWADWCGPCKSFAPVFEQAARQLAGRCRLAKLDSEANRNLAGQLGIRSIPSLILFRNGREVTRQAGAFPLQSLLEWLRSQGI
- the selO gene encoding protein adenylyltransferase SelO, which encodes MKSLDQLVFDNRFARLGDAFSTQVLPEPIADPRLVVASASAMALLDLDPAEAEQTVFAELFSGHKLWEHADPRAMVYSGHQFGSYNPRLGDGRGLLLGEVRNDAGQHWDLHLKGAGQTPYSRMGDGRAVLRSSIREFLASEALHALGIPSSRALCVIGSSTPVWRETRESAAMLLRLAQSHVRFGHFEYFYYTQQPEQQRVLIDHVLEQHYPECRAAEQPYLAMFRSIVERNAELIARWQAYGFCHGVMNTDNMSILGITFDFGPYAFLDDFDANFICNHSDDRGRYSYANQVPIAHWNLSALAQALTTVIEVEPLKETLGLFLPLYQAHYLDVMRRRLGLTTAEDDDMALVERLLQRMQSGGVDYSLFFRRLGEQPVTDALQVVRNDFVDLAGFDAWGADYLARCQREPGNADGRRARMHAVNPLYVLRNYLAQKAIEAAEAGDYSEVRRLHQVLSKPFEEQPGMQAYAERPPEWGKHLEISCSS